The following proteins come from a genomic window of Nycticebus coucang isolate mNycCou1 chromosome 11, mNycCou1.pri, whole genome shotgun sequence:
- the LSM5 gene encoding U6 snRNA-associated Sm-like protein LSm5, with protein sequence MAANATTNPSQLLPLELVDKCIGSRIHIVMKSDKEIVGTLLGFDDFVNMVLEDVTEFEITPEGRRITKLDQILLNGNNITMLVPGGEGPEV encoded by the exons ATGGCGGCTAACGCTACTACCAACCCGTCCCAGTTGCTGCCGCTTG AGCTTGTGGACAAATGTATAGGATCAAGAATTCACATTGTTATGAAGAGTGATAAGGAAATTGTTGGTACTCTTCTAGGATTTGATGACTTTGTCA ATATGGTACTGGAAGATGTCACTGAATT TGAAATCACACCAGAAGGAAGAAGGATTACTAAATTAGATCAAATTTTgctaaatggaaataatataacAATG CTGGTTCCTGGAGGAGAAGGACCTGAAGTATGA